The genomic interval AATTCAAAGTCCCTCTTCTACGTGGAGAGGGGCTAGCTACGAAGTTGAAACTAGCTCTGTAGCTTGCCGTCGGGGGACTTCATAGGTAAAGAAATCGTAGGCCATTTCTGTATTAGGAAAAATAGCCCGCGCTTCCGCTTGCAAATCGCTCAGTTGAATTGCATTACCCGGAGCGTAACGGGGACTAAAATGCGTCATGATCAACTGCTTAGCCTGAGCTGCCAGCGCCACCTGAGCCGCCATCGTCGAAGTGGAATGTAAGCGTTGATAAGCCAACTCCGCATCCTGGTGAGCAAATGTGGCCTCATGGATCACCACATCCGCTTCTTGGGCTAGCTCCACCGCCTCCTCGCAAAAAATTGTGTCTGTGCAGTAAGCGATCTTTCGACCCGCTTCCGTGGGGCCACAGAGTTCGGCTCCATTAATCTTGCGGCCATCAGGTAGCGTCACCATCTCGCCCCGCTTCAGCTTGCCATAGAGCGGCCCCGAAGGAATTCCTAGAGCCTTTGCCTTCTCTACATCGAAGCGCCCAACCCGATCCTTCTCTACCACCCGATAGCCAAAACTCGTCACCCGATGCTTTAGCGGGCCACAACTAACCACAAACTCATCGTCTTCATAGATCACGCCCGGCTGCACCGTATGCACCTTGATCGGATAAGAAAAGTGCGTCTGTGAATAACGACCGCTGGCCCGCAGAT from Trichocoleus desertorum ATA4-8-CV12 carries:
- a CDS encoding ribonuclease Z, whose product is MQITFLGTSSGVPTRSRNVSSVALRLPQRAEVWLFDCGEGTQHQFLRSDLKVSQLSRIFITHMHGDHIFGLMGLLASCGLAGSPTRIDIYGPPGLDEYLRASGRYSQTHFSYPIKVHTVQPGVIYEDDEFVVSCGPLKHRVTSFGYRVVEKDRVGRFDVEKAKALGIPSGPLYGKLKRGEMVTLPDGRKINGAELCGPTEAGRKIAYCTDTIFCEEAVELAQEADVVIHEATFAHQDAELAYQRLHSTSTMAAQVALAAQAKQLIMTHFSPRYAPGNAIQLSDLQAEARAIFPNTEMAYDFFTYEVPRRQATELVSTS